Part of the Nitrospirae bacterium CG2_30_53_67 genome is shown below.
CTGCGATACGAATGTTCACGGCCCGCAGGGCCGGAAACACGGCGGCCGCGAGACCGACCAAGACCGATGCGCCGACGTCCAGATAAATGGTTTTTGCCGACACGTTGAACACGGGGAAGAAGGTCCCCATGGCATGACTGAATGCCCTGGCCAGCGGAAAGGTCAGGAGAATCCCGGTGATGCCGCCCGCCATGGTCATCATCAGGGACTCCCCTGCGATCAGCCCGGCGATATAGCCGCCTCCGAACCCCAGGGTCTTGAATACGGCGTACTCCCCGATCCTCTCCCTCGCCGTCATGGACATGGTGTTGGCCACGACCGCCATGATGATGAGAATCACCACGAACGAGACCAACTGAATGGCGATGACGATAGCTTCGGTCATGGAAACAAAACTCATCTGGAACGCCTTCTCGGTTTCGGCCAGGGTTTCGGCCAGTGAATTTTTAAACGTCCTGTCAATGGCCAGCGAAACCTCGGCGGCCAGGGACGGGTTGGTCAGGCCGACCATGTAGAAACCGACCTGATCGGCACGGCGGGGCACGGTCTTTTTCAGGGTTTCGTTCAGGTAATTCCACTGGAAGAAAAACTGGGTTTCGTCGGTGCTCTTGTCGCGGCCTCGATAGATGCCGCACAGGACAAAATCCCAGTCGCCGGGAAAGATGGTCCCCCTCAGGGTGATCTGGTCCCCGATCTTCCAGCCGTATTTGGCCGCGAGCTTCCGGCCGGCCACACACCCCTTTCTGTCGCGGATGAAGGCCTTCTTCTCTTCAGGAGAGAGGACGAACTCCTTATAGAGTTCAAGATAGTTTTGAGGCTCGACGGCGAAGTTGGGGAAAAAATTCTTTTCATTGATATAGATCCCGCCGAACCAGTTGCCGTAAGAGACGAGTTTCACACCGTCGATCTGGCGGATCCTGTCCTTGTAGGCGATGGGGAGCGAAAAGACCAGGGATATGGCATTCCTGACGACCAGGCGGCTGGCCGAAGAGGCTTCGACCCCGGCATACCATGCGCTGACAATCGTACGCAGCAGGCCGAAGGAGAGGATGGCAATGGTGATCCCGAGGATGGTCAGATAGGTGCGGAGCTTGTGCCGGAAGGCGTTTTTAAAGAGAATCTTCAGGAAGTGCATTCAGTATCCCCTTTTCCATCAGAAACATATCGATCATTTTTCCGGCCGCCCCCTCATAGTGCCGTTTCAACGCAGGGCAACGGGTGAAGCAGAGGAAGGGACGCAAACGACCGGCCGCTGCATTCCCTCATCTGCCGTTAGTGGCAGAAAATTTACCATGATTCCGTTCTTAGATTTTCGATAAAATGAAAAATGATTATACTTGTAT
Proteins encoded:
- a CDS encoding ABC transporter ATP-binding protein, which produces MHFLKILFKNAFRHKLRTYLTILGITIAILSFGLLRTIVSAWYAGVEASSASRLVVRNAISLVFSLPIAYKDRIRQIDGVKLVSYGNWFGGIYINEKNFFPNFAVEPQNYLELYKEFVLSPEEKKAFIRDRKGCVAGRKLAAKYGWKIGDQITLRGTIFPGDWDFVLCGIYRGRDKSTDETQFFFQWNYLNETLKKTVPRRADQVGFYMVGLTNPSLAAEVSLAIDRTFKNSLAETLAETEKAFQMSFVSMTEAIVIAIQLVSFVVILIIMAVVANTMSMTARERIGEYAVFKTLGFGGGYIAGLIAGESLMMTMAGGITGILLTFPLARAFSHAMGTFFPVFNVSAKTIYLDVGASVLVGLAAAVFPALRAVNIRIADGLRRIG